One window of the Eschrichtius robustus isolate mEscRob2 chromosome 13, mEscRob2.pri, whole genome shotgun sequence genome contains the following:
- the SHISAL1 gene encoding protein shisa-like-1 isoform X1, with the protein MTSCGQQPLNVLAVLSLLISAVLSAHFRVCEPYTDHKGRYHFGFHCPRLSDNKTFILCCHHNNTVFKYCCNETEFQAVMQANLTTGSEGYMHNNYTALLGVWIYGFFVLMLLVLDLLYYSAMNYDICKVYLARWGIHGRWMKQDPRRWGNPARAPRPGQPALQSQPPPGPLPQAPQAAHTLQRESHSPPLVSFQGSSAWQTQNGVSITI; encoded by the exons TCTTGTCCGCGCATTTCCGGGTCTGTGAGCCATACACGGACCACAAAGGCCGCTATCACTTTGGCTTCCACTGCCCCCGGCTCTCGGACAACAAAACCTTCATCCTCTGCTGTCACCATAACAACACGGTTTtcaaatactgctgcaatgagaCAGAGTTCCAGGCGGTGATGCAGGCGAACCTCACGACCGGCTCCGAGGGCTACATGCACAA CAACTACACCGCCTTGTTGGGAGTGTGGATCTATGGCTTCTTcgtgttgatgctgctggtcctggATCTTTTGTATTACTCGGCAATGAACTACGACATTTGCAAGGTTTACCTGGCACGGTGGGGCATCCATGGACGGTGGATGAAACAGGACCCCAGGCGGTGGGGGAACCCTGCGCGGGCACCCCGGCCAGGGCAGCCGGCGCTGCAGTCCCAGCCTCCGCCGGGTCCCCTGCCTCAAGCCCCCCAGGCCGCACACACGCTGCAGAGAGAGAGCCACAGCCCGCCGCTGGTGAGCTTCCAGGGTTCGTCTGCCTG GCAGACTCAGAACGGCGTTTCCATCACCATATGA